A region from the Nostoc sp. HK-01 genome encodes:
- a CDS encoding formate dehydrogenase family accessory protein FdhD: MKFPHQSKTKAQVWVVENGKKRLRQDQLTTEEPLEIRLISPSRTVAITMRTPGADFELVAGFLFSEGVINSKQDIQKMSYCTDESIDGEQRHNIINVQLKPGLNPDLQPLERHFYINSACGVCGKASIAALQLRGCAKITSDLTVKSEIIYSLSEQLRSHQGIFSATGGLHAAAVFDAEGTMLNLQEDVGRHNALDKLIGKAVLSEELPFNHHIVMVSGRSSFELLQKSVVAGVPIVCSVSAPSSLAVSVAEEFGITLVGFLRGTRFNIYTGWQRIMGT; encoded by the coding sequence ATGAAATTCCCTCATCAAAGCAAAACTAAAGCGCAAGTTTGGGTAGTCGAAAATGGTAAAAAACGCTTGCGACAAGACCAATTAACTACCGAAGAACCTTTAGAAATTCGTTTGATATCACCGTCGCGGACAGTAGCTATTACAATGCGAACTCCCGGCGCAGATTTTGAATTAGTAGCTGGCTTTCTCTTTAGTGAAGGCGTGATTAATAGTAAACAAGATATCCAAAAGATGAGCTACTGCACAGATGAATCTATAGATGGTGAGCAGCGTCATAACATTATTAATGTGCAACTAAAGCCAGGGTTAAATCCAGATTTACAGCCTTTAGAACGTCACTTTTATATCAATAGCGCCTGCGGAGTTTGTGGTAAAGCTAGTATTGCAGCTTTGCAGTTGCGGGGTTGTGCCAAAATTACTTCTGATTTAACAGTTAAGTCTGAGATTATTTACAGTTTATCTGAGCAGTTGCGATCGCATCAAGGTATCTTCAGCGCAACTGGAGGGTTACACGCGGCGGCGGTATTTGATGCTGAAGGAACAATGTTGAACTTACAAGAAGATGTTGGCCGTCACAATGCGTTAGATAAGTTGATTGGTAAGGCTGTACTAAGTGAAGAGTTACCATTCAATCATCATATTGTCATGGTGAGTGGGCGTTCTAGTTTTGAGCTACTGCAAAAATCTGTAGTTGCTGGAGTGCCAATTGTTTGTTCTGTATCTGCGCCTAGCAGTTTAGCGGTATCTGTCGCTGAAGAGTTTGGTATTACTTTAGTAGGATTTTTACGGGGAACACGCTTCAATATTTATACTGGATGGCAGAGAATTATGGGGACATGA
- a CDS encoding cyclic nucleotide-binding protein produces the protein MLFRIPERWMHWVRCLLTFAWLVIIASLLYDPLTHVQTKLNQTSPPVQLANSCIHVQGKCFSGRSYSLGTTLMWGVIIPASIFVLLVFGHELWRRICPLSFLSQIPRGLGWQRQSQWKRSKTGKQHYKLAKVNSKSWLGKNYAYLQFGLLFIGLCGRILFFDADRLVLALWLLLTIAFAITIGYLYSGKTWCNYFCPMAPVEKIYSQPSGLFSSKAHMSQSMCRIVLPEGKEQSACVACQNFCIDIDAERAYWEDLKKPQEAFVRYGYGGLVIGFFVYYYLYAGNWEYYFSGAWIRQSHQMATILSPGLYLFGHQINLPKLITVPMILGGFTAIAYILGRFAEKQAKVYSRRHNLYLSSDIIRHRIFTIYTFGIFNFFFIFAGRPLILLLPLWMQYIYNSLLLLLSTLWFYKTLPRSPHLYFHESNTKPFSS, from the coding sequence ATGCTCTTCCGCATACCTGAACGTTGGATGCACTGGGTGCGCTGTCTGTTAACTTTTGCATGGCTCGTAATCATTGCTTCGCTATTGTACGACCCCTTGACTCACGTACAGACCAAACTAAATCAGACTTCGCCCCCAGTACAACTTGCTAATAGCTGTATTCACGTACAGGGTAAATGCTTTTCAGGACGATCTTATTCTCTGGGAACAACCCTGATGTGGGGAGTGATTATACCTGCGTCGATTTTTGTTCTACTTGTTTTTGGACATGAACTGTGGCGACGCATTTGCCCCCTCTCATTTCTGTCACAGATTCCCCGTGGCTTGGGTTGGCAGCGTCAATCTCAATGGAAGCGCTCTAAAACAGGAAAACAACACTACAAGTTAGCAAAAGTCAATTCAAAATCCTGGTTAGGTAAAAATTATGCTTACCTACAGTTCGGATTGTTATTTATTGGACTATGTGGCCGGATTTTATTTTTTGATGCCGATCGCCTAGTTTTGGCATTATGGTTGTTGCTGACTATTGCTTTTGCTATTACTATTGGCTATCTCTATAGCGGGAAGACATGGTGTAATTATTTCTGCCCAATGGCTCCCGTAGAAAAGATTTATAGTCAACCCAGTGGGTTATTCAGCAGTAAAGCTCACATGAGCCAGTCGATGTGCCGTATTGTTTTGCCAGAGGGTAAAGAACAGAGTGCCTGTGTTGCCTGTCAAAACTTTTGTATTGATATTGATGCTGAACGTGCTTATTGGGAAGACCTAAAAAAGCCGCAAGAAGCTTTTGTGCGTTATGGCTACGGCGGTTTAGTCATTGGTTTCTTTGTTTATTACTACCTTTATGCGGGCAATTGGGAATATTATTTTTCTGGAGCTTGGATACGGCAATCTCACCAGATGGCAACAATATTGAGTCCTGGACTTTATTTGTTTGGACACCAAATTAATCTACCCAAATTAATTACTGTGCCAATGATATTGGGAGGATTTACAGCGATCGCTTATATTTTAGGACGCTTTGCTGAAAAACAAGCCAAAGTCTACAGTCGTCGCCACAATCTCTATTTGTCTTCAGATATAATTCGCCATCGAATTTTTACTATTTATACCTTTGGGATTTTTAATTTCTTTTTTATTTTTGCTGGCCGTCCTCTCATTTTATTACTGCCACTGTGGATGCAGTATATTTACAATTCACTATTACTTCTATTAAGTACACTTTGGTTCTACAAAACTTTGCCGCGCAGTCCTCATCTTTATTTTCATGAAAGTAATACCAAGCCTTTCTCAAGTTAA
- a CDS encoding ribosome biogenesis GTP-binding protein YlqF, giving the protein MAITNNYKLNLIQWYPGHIAKAEKNLKEQLKLVDVVLEVRDARIPLATHHPQIGEWVGNKTRILVLNRLDMITPQVRSLWTDWFRSQGEIPYFTNAQQGQGVTAIAKAAQAAGVELNKKRCDRGMLPRPVRAVVIGFPNVGKSALINRLLGRRVVESAARPGVTRSLRWVRISDQLQLLDAPGVIPSRLENQDAALKLAICDDIGQASYDNQLVASALVDFLNEIHITANHLLPESPLQLRYGLDSTPYTGESYLEALAEHRYNGDVERAARQLFTDYRKGLLGTIPLELPPNL; this is encoded by the coding sequence ATGGCTATTACGAACAACTACAAATTAAACCTGATCCAATGGTATCCGGGTCATATTGCCAAGGCAGAAAAAAACCTCAAAGAACAGCTAAAACTGGTAGATGTGGTATTAGAAGTCCGAGATGCGCGGATTCCTTTGGCGACGCACCACCCGCAAATAGGTGAATGGGTAGGAAATAAAACGCGGATTTTGGTATTGAACCGCTTAGATATGATTACCCCCCAAGTGCGATCGCTCTGGACAGATTGGTTTAGAAGTCAAGGGGAAATACCTTATTTTACCAACGCTCAACAGGGTCAAGGTGTCACAGCTATTGCGAAAGCCGCCCAAGCGGCCGGAGTCGAACTAAATAAAAAAAGATGCGATCGCGGAATGTTACCTCGTCCTGTGCGGGCTGTGGTGATTGGTTTTCCTAACGTTGGCAAATCAGCTTTAATTAATCGCCTTTTGGGACGGCGCGTGGTAGAAAGTGCAGCGCGCCCAGGGGTAACACGTAGCTTGCGTTGGGTACGGATATCTGACCAGTTACAATTACTCGATGCACCTGGTGTCATTCCTTCTCGCTTAGAAAACCAAGACGCAGCTTTGAAATTAGCAATCTGCGATGATATCGGTCAAGCATCTTACGATAATCAACTCGTAGCATCCGCACTAGTAGATTTTCTGAACGAAATTCATATTACTGCAAATCATTTGTTACCAGAATCACCGCTACAGTTACGCTATGGACTCGACTCCACACCCTACACAGGAGAATCTTATTTAGAAGCTTTAGCAGAACATCGTTATAACGGTGATGTGGAACGCGCAGCGAGACAACTTTTTACAGATTATCGCAAGGGTTTATTAGGGACAATTCCTTTAGAATTACCACCTAACTTATAA
- a CDS encoding single-strand-binding protein: MTINIVHLIGRVGGDPDMKYFDSGKVKCRLTLAVNRRTRNSDEPDWFNLELWGKTAEIAGTYVRKGKQIAVKGSLKFDTWNDRQTGASRSTPVILVDQLDLLGSKQDSDGAMNDMSPENF; encoded by the coding sequence ATGACTATTAATATAGTTCACCTCATTGGTCGTGTAGGTGGCGACCCAGACATGAAGTATTTTGATTCTGGTAAGGTTAAGTGTAGATTAACACTGGCAGTAAACAGAAGAACACGCAATAGTGATGAGCCGGATTGGTTCAATTTAGAATTATGGGGCAAGACGGCCGAAATTGCTGGTACTTATGTACGAAAAGGTAAACAAATTGCTGTTAAAGGTTCTTTAAAGTTTGACACTTGGAACGATCGCCAAACAGGAGCCAGCCGTTCTACACCGGTTATTCTCGTAGATCAGCTAGATTTATTAGGTTCTAAGCAAGATAGCGACGGTGCTATGAACGATATGTCTCCAGAGAATTTTTAA
- a CDS encoding glyoxalase/bleomycin resistance protein/dioxygenase produces the protein MVLRYTEVFVAIATVNLESLVNFYTQVLSEKPSNLIPNVYAEFQLMGLQLGIFQPKQSHELEFENSTKSKISLCLEVSNLEAAIAHLTNLGYPPPGEISIASHGREIYAYDPDGNRLILHQDKGVNSQ, from the coding sequence ATGGTTTTGCGATATACTGAAGTATTCGTGGCGATCGCCACAGTTAATCTAGAAAGTTTAGTCAATTTCTATACTCAAGTTTTAAGTGAAAAGCCTAGTAATTTGATTCCCAATGTTTATGCAGAGTTTCAATTGATGGGTTTGCAATTGGGGATTTTTCAACCGAAACAAAGTCACGAGTTAGAATTTGAAAACTCAACTAAAAGTAAAATAAGTTTGTGCTTAGAGGTGAGTAATTTAGAAGCGGCGATCGCTCATCTCACAAATTTAGGTTATCCTCCACCCGGCGAAATATCTATTGCTTCCCACGGACGAGAGATTTATGCCTACGATCCTGACGGTAATCGTCTAATTCTGCATCAAGATAAGGGAGTCAATAGTCAATAG
- a CDS encoding adenylate/guanylate cyclase has product MTELTLRLQQGETETTVTVNQDEFTIGRLPECDLYLPFGGVSRKHALLRKKANGAWAIEDLGSKNGTQVNQSFVTETRDLQHGDIIWLGNVSLVVLLVNPAMQVKIQHAAVSDSAEQRTILRNVEQLQQQWIAADSHDDDITTKNKSIARLKDLVDIAKNLCAAASIEEIFSQVQQVVFRYLDSIDRLALLIDVNSCNHLELVNAGTRNTYEQKYLAADGSWISRSICQKVFEEKVAIQTADTHKDERFAGEHSILVKGIRSAMAVPLWDENKVVGVLYADAHLSSYHWADDGEEELSFFSALANLVASSVQRWLLVEKLKTEEVIRHRLERYHSPAVVQQLISVGGLPDGRLPTTESEISILFADLVGFTALSERLTPKAIAQLLNNLFEEMLQEVFGYGGTLDKYIGDCIMAFFGAPEPLVDHADRTTAAAKGMLTRLQRLNAKGFWEEPLQLRIAINSGKAVVGDVGSSQRVDYTALGATINLAARMEAVCPPGECVISEATYHMLTDSSDFQEMGDHRFKGIDRLVKVYQTNMS; this is encoded by the coding sequence ATGACTGAACTCACACTGCGCCTACAACAGGGAGAAACAGAAACAACAGTAACTGTGAATCAAGATGAATTCACTATTGGTCGTTTACCAGAATGTGACCTGTACTTACCTTTTGGTGGAGTTTCCCGAAAACATGCACTTTTACGAAAAAAAGCTAATGGTGCGTGGGCTATTGAGGATTTAGGCAGTAAAAATGGCACACAAGTAAATCAAAGTTTTGTAACTGAAACGAGAGATTTACAACACGGCGATATTATTTGGCTAGGAAATGTCAGCTTAGTAGTATTGTTGGTAAATCCGGCAATGCAGGTGAAAATTCAACACGCAGCAGTTTCTGATAGTGCGGAACAAAGAACGATTTTACGTAATGTTGAACAGTTGCAACAGCAGTGGATAGCAGCTGATAGTCACGATGATGATATTACTACTAAAAATAAAAGCATTGCTCGCCTAAAAGACTTAGTAGATATTGCTAAAAATTTGTGTGCAGCTGCATCAATAGAAGAAATTTTTTCTCAAGTACAACAAGTAGTTTTTCGTTATCTCGACAGTATTGACCGCTTGGCTTTATTAATTGATGTGAATAGTTGCAATCATTTAGAGTTAGTCAATGCTGGTACGAGAAATACTTATGAACAAAAATATTTAGCAGCTGATGGTAGCTGGATTAGTCGCAGTATTTGTCAAAAAGTATTTGAAGAAAAAGTGGCAATTCAAACTGCGGATACTCACAAAGATGAACGATTTGCTGGGGAACATAGTATTTTAGTCAAAGGTATTCGCAGTGCAATGGCCGTACCTTTGTGGGATGAAAATAAAGTTGTTGGTGTTCTGTATGCAGATGCCCATCTTTCTTCTTATCACTGGGCAGATGATGGTGAAGAAGAACTCAGCTTTTTTTCGGCTTTAGCAAATTTGGTGGCTTCGAGTGTGCAGCGTTGGTTATTAGTAGAAAAACTCAAAACAGAAGAAGTAATTCGTCATCGCCTAGAACGTTATCATTCTCCCGCAGTTGTGCAGCAGTTAATTTCTGTGGGTGGTTTACCAGATGGACGTTTACCGACAACAGAAAGCGAGATTAGTATTTTATTTGCCGATTTAGTCGGGTTTACAGCACTTTCAGAGAGATTAACACCAAAAGCGATCGCCCAATTATTAAATAATTTATTTGAAGAGATGCTGCAAGAAGTATTTGGCTACGGCGGCACTTTAGATAAATATATTGGCGATTGTATTATGGCATTTTTCGGCGCTCCCGAACCGCTGGTAGATCATGCAGACCGCACCACAGCCGCCGCTAAAGGAATGCTCACACGTCTGCAAAGACTAAACGCCAAAGGCTTTTGGGAAGAACCTCTACAATTACGCATTGCAATTAATAGTGGTAAGGCTGTTGTTGGTGATGTCGGCAGTTCGCAACGGGTAGACTACACCGCATTAGGCGCTACGATTAACTTAGCAGCGCGGATGGAAGCCGTTTGTCCCCCTGGGGAATGTGTGATTAGTGAAGCTACTTATCACATGCTGACAGATTCCTCAGATTTTCAAGAAATGGGAGATCATCGGTTTAAAGGTATTGATAGATTAGTGAAGGTTTATCAAACAAATATGAGTTAA
- a CDS encoding rod shape-determining protein MreC, protein MVTVRRWWGSKGLQIASLALVLGGAWILRQTQGAMLLEVYQVVTRPLQILQSGQTPAERLEERLKDAQFMEMQTRIQELESQNQQLQHLLGYVQTEPPASRPLPARVVGRSADHWWQQVTLNRGSNSGIQEGFIVKAEGGLVGLVDTVTPNTSRVLLISDLKSQVGVTISRTSAKGVLRGDSSAEAVLEFYEKVPNVKVGDLVSTSTYSQKFPSGLAVGRIKSLDLKKLPASVAKVELFPPIRSLDWVAVYPKPTNQQQENPESAQQEQANQQLRKSK, encoded by the coding sequence ATGGTTACTGTACGTCGTTGGTGGGGTAGTAAAGGGTTACAGATTGCTTCGCTGGCCCTGGTACTAGGTGGTGCTTGGATATTACGACAGACTCAAGGAGCAATGCTGCTGGAAGTTTACCAAGTAGTGACGCGTCCTTTACAGATTTTGCAATCTGGGCAAACTCCCGCAGAACGTTTGGAGGAACGCCTCAAAGATGCCCAGTTTATGGAAATGCAAACACGCATCCAAGAACTGGAAAGCCAAAATCAACAGTTACAGCATTTATTAGGTTATGTGCAGACTGAGCCACCTGCATCACGTCCCTTGCCAGCGCGGGTAGTAGGACGTAGTGCGGATCATTGGTGGCAACAAGTTACACTCAATCGTGGCTCAAATTCTGGGATTCAAGAAGGGTTTATTGTCAAGGCTGAGGGTGGATTAGTAGGTTTAGTAGATACTGTCACCCCTAACACTAGCCGCGTTTTACTCATTAGTGACCTGAAAAGTCAAGTGGGTGTGACAATTAGCCGCACCTCAGCTAAGGGAGTTTTGCGGGGCGATTCTTCAGCGGAAGCTGTGTTGGAATTTTACGAAAAAGTTCCGAATGTCAAGGTAGGAGATTTAGTTTCAACTTCAACTTACAGCCAAAAATTCCCATCTGGTTTGGCAGTAGGACGAATTAAATCTTTAGATTTAAAGAAACTGCCGGCATCTGTGGCGAAAGTTGAACTTTTTCCGCCCATTAGGTCATTAGATTGGGTTGCTGTTTATCCAAAACCAACAAACCAACAACAGGAAAACCCAGAGTCGGCACAGCAAGAACAGGCAAATCAACAACTGCGAAAATCAAAATAA
- a CDS encoding riboflavin biosynthesis protein RibD: protein MDNSPVVAQVDTSLNYTQKDGLIVQFSAGEAAPTPLVFNSQTQNSMSSEADFDSRMMQRCLELARRALGRTSPNPLVGAVVVKDGEILGEGFHPRAGEPHAEVFALRAAGVGARGATVYVNLEPCNHYGRTPPCSEGLIEADVAKVVVGMVDPNPLVAGGGIARLRAAGVEVLVGVENEACQQLNEAFVHRILYKKPFGILKYAMTLDGKIATTAGHSAWVTNQAARSEVHQLRAACDAIIVGGNTVRQDNPFLTSHQVGAHNPLRVVMSRQLNLPENARLWDTQEAPTLVLTEVGANPDLQKMLLKHGVEVVELPALTPEQAMSHLYERGFCSVLWECGGNLAASAIAQGAVQKVMAFIAPKIIGGSHAPTPVGDLGLTTMTEALPLERVRWRVVGSDCLVEGYLPQ from the coding sequence ATGGATAATTCCCCAGTTGTTGCTCAGGTAGATACATCACTAAATTACACTCAAAAAGATGGGTTGATAGTGCAATTCTCCGCTGGAGAGGCTGCGCCAACGCCTTTGGTATTCAATTCTCAAACGCAGAACAGTATGAGCAGTGAAGCTGACTTTGACTCCCGCATGATGCAGCGATGCTTGGAACTTGCCCGCCGTGCTTTGGGGCGCACTTCGCCTAATCCGCTGGTGGGGGCGGTTGTAGTCAAAGATGGCGAGATTTTGGGCGAAGGGTTTCATCCCCGTGCGGGTGAACCTCATGCCGAAGTTTTTGCTTTGAGAGCCGCAGGCGTTGGCGCTCGTGGTGCGACAGTTTATGTGAACCTCGAACCTTGTAATCACTATGGCCGCACTCCGCCTTGTTCGGAAGGGTTGATAGAGGCTGATGTGGCTAAGGTGGTAGTGGGTATGGTTGATCCTAATCCTTTGGTGGCTGGAGGTGGAATTGCTCGTTTACGCGCTGCTGGTGTCGAGGTGTTAGTTGGGGTAGAGAATGAAGCCTGTCAGCAGCTAAATGAAGCTTTTGTACATCGTATTTTATATAAAAAACCTTTTGGTATTTTGAAATATGCCATGACTTTAGATGGCAAAATTGCCACTACTGCTGGTCATAGCGCGTGGGTGACAAATCAAGCCGCCCGCAGTGAAGTACATCAACTACGGGCGGCTTGTGATGCCATCATTGTTGGTGGTAATACAGTCCGACAAGACAATCCTTTTTTAACTAGCCACCAAGTGGGGGCGCATAATCCTTTACGGGTGGTGATGAGTCGTCAACTCAATTTGCCCGAAAACGCTCGTTTGTGGGATACCCAAGAAGCGCCAACGTTGGTGTTAACAGAAGTTGGAGCCAACCCTGATTTACAAAAAATGTTGCTTAAACACGGCGTGGAAGTTGTGGAATTACCAGCGCTAACACCTGAACAAGCAATGAGTCATTTATATGAACGGGGTTTTTGCAGTGTTCTGTGGGAATGTGGCGGTAATTTAGCTGCAAGTGCGATCGCTCAAGGAGCCGTACAAAAAGTTATGGCCTTTATTGCTCCTAAAATTATTGGTGGTAGCCATGCGCCTACACCTGTCGGTGATTTAGGTTTGACTACTATGACGGAAGCATTGCCCTTAGAACGTGTTCGTTGGCGTGTGGTTGGTTCCGATTGCTTAGTGGAAGGTTATTTGCCTCAATAG
- the mreB gene encoding rod shape-determining protein MreB has product MGIDLGTANTLVYVSGKGIVLQEPSVVAIDQIEKVALAVGEDAKKMLGRTPENVIALRPLRDGVIADFDTAELMLKSFIQRVNEGRSLILPRIVIGIPSGVTGVERRAVMDAAVQAGAREVYLIDEPVAAAIGAGLPVAEPTGNMIIDIGGGTTEVAVLSLQGTVISESVRIAGDELTESITQYMKKVHNLVIGERTAEDIKIRLGSAYPTNEDNETMMEVRGLHLLSGLPRTVTIKSPEIRESMLEPLSIIVEAVKRTLERTPPELASDIIDRGIMLAGGGALLKGIDTLISHETGIVTHIAADPLSCVVLGTGRVLENFKQLERVFSARSRNM; this is encoded by the coding sequence ATGGGTATCGACCTCGGTACTGCTAATACCCTTGTTTATGTATCTGGTAAAGGCATTGTACTGCAAGAACCTTCTGTAGTAGCGATCGACCAAATTGAAAAGGTCGCACTAGCAGTAGGTGAAGATGCCAAAAAAATGCTTGGTCGCACACCGGAAAACGTGATTGCCTTGCGTCCCTTGCGTGATGGGGTAATCGCTGATTTTGATACAGCCGAGTTAATGCTAAAAAGCTTTATTCAGCGAGTTAATGAGGGGCGATCGCTGATTTTACCTCGGATTGTCATTGGCATTCCCAGTGGTGTTACCGGAGTAGAAAGACGAGCAGTTATGGATGCCGCAGTTCAAGCTGGGGCTAGAGAAGTATATTTAATCGATGAGCCAGTAGCAGCAGCCATTGGAGCCGGACTACCAGTTGCCGAACCCACTGGTAACATGATTATCGATATTGGTGGTGGCACAACAGAAGTTGCTGTGTTAAGTCTCCAGGGTACTGTTATCAGTGAATCAGTCCGTATTGCAGGAGATGAACTTACTGAATCTATTACCCAATATATGAAGAAGGTGCATAACTTGGTCATTGGTGAACGAACTGCGGAAGATATCAAAATTCGTCTTGGTTCTGCCTATCCCACCAACGAAGATAATGAAACCATGATGGAAGTTAGAGGTTTACATTTACTGTCTGGTTTACCGCGAACTGTCACTATTAAAAGTCCAGAAATCCGCGAAAGCATGTTGGAACCGTTATCGATCATTGTCGAAGCAGTGAAGCGGACACTAGAAAGAACCCCACCAGAACTAGCATCTGACATCATCGATCGTGGTATTATGCTGGCTGGCGGTGGGGCTTTGCTCAAAGGCATAGACACCCTGATCAGTCATGAAACCGGGATTGTGACTCACATTGCGGCTGATCCTCTTAGCTGTGTTGTGTTAGGAACAGGTCGTGTATTAGAGAACTTTAAACAGTTGGAAAGAGTCTTCAGCGCCCGTTCTCGAAATATGTAG